One part of the Clostridia bacterium genome encodes these proteins:
- a CDS encoding amidophosphoribosyltransferase, translated as MGVHEECGVFGVMSETPTDAAGLCYYGLYALQHRGQESCGIVVGDGGVFTSRKDLGVVGDVFTPETLASFPKGTIAVAHVRYGTTGGTDRRNCQPIEVNHRKGCMAIAHNGNLSNAAELRSALERSGAIFHTTSDTETIAYIITRERLAAPSTEEAVSRAMDILQGAYSLVIMSPQKLICARDPHGFRPLCYGKTEDGTYVAASESCALTAVGAEFVRDIEPGEILVFGKDGIESRREHCGKAEKKLCVFEYIYFARPDSVVDGRSVSAARINAGRVLARTHRVNADLVIGVPDSGIDAALGYSRESGIPYDTGLVKNKYVGRTFIAPKGRGDMVSLKLSAVREVVCGKRIVLIDDSIVRGTTCARIVSLLRSAGAKEIHMRVSAPPFRFPCFYGTDIDSRENLIACHHSIPEIAEIIGADSLGYLPVGSLCELAGNSGYCSACFDGEYPTEIPADARKDRFERSAYGQAE; from the coding sequence GCTTTACGCCCTGCAGCACAGAGGTCAGGAAAGCTGCGGCATTGTCGTCGGCGACGGCGGCGTGTTTACGTCGCGCAAGGATCTCGGCGTCGTCGGCGACGTCTTCACTCCGGAAACGCTGGCGTCGTTCCCGAAGGGGACGATCGCGGTCGCGCACGTGCGCTACGGTACCACCGGCGGAACCGACCGCCGCAACTGCCAGCCGATAGAAGTCAACCACCGCAAGGGCTGTATGGCGATCGCGCATAACGGCAACCTCTCCAACGCCGCGGAGCTGCGCTCCGCGCTGGAGCGTTCCGGCGCGATATTCCATACCACGAGCGATACCGAAACTATCGCGTATATAATCACGAGGGAGCGCCTCGCCGCGCCGTCGACGGAAGAAGCGGTCAGCCGCGCGATGGATATTCTGCAGGGCGCGTATTCGCTCGTGATAATGTCGCCGCAGAAACTTATCTGCGCCAGAGATCCGCACGGCTTCCGCCCGCTCTGCTACGGAAAAACCGAAGACGGAACGTACGTCGCCGCCTCCGAAAGCTGCGCGCTGACCGCGGTCGGCGCGGAGTTCGTGCGGGATATAGAGCCGGGCGAGATACTCGTTTTCGGCAAAGACGGCATTGAATCCCGCCGCGAGCACTGCGGAAAAGCGGAGAAGAAGCTCTGCGTTTTTGAGTATATCTACTTTGCGCGTCCCGATTCCGTCGTCGACGGGCGGTCGGTGTCCGCGGCGCGGATAAACGCCGGCAGGGTGCTCGCGCGGACGCACCGGGTCAACGCGGACCTCGTTATCGGCGTGCCGGACTCCGGCATCGACGCCGCCCTCGGCTACAGCAGAGAATCGGGAATCCCCTATGATACCGGGCTCGTCAAGAATAAATACGTCGGCAGGACCTTCATCGCGCCGAAGGGCAGGGGCGATATGGTGAGCTTAAAGCTTTCGGCGGTAAGAGAGGTAGTCTGCGGCAAACGGATCGTGCTTATCGACGACTCGATCGTCCGCGGAACGACCTGTGCGCGCATCGTTTCTCTGCTCAGAAGCGCGGGCGCGAAGGAGATACATATGCGCGTTTCCGCGCCGCCGTTCCGCTTCCCGTGCTTCTACGGAACGGATATAGACTCGCGTGAAAACCTGATCGCGTGTCACCATTCGATCCCCGAGATCGCGGAGATAATCGGCGCCGACTCCCTCGGCTACCTGCCCGTCGGGAGCCTTTGCGAGCTGGCCGGCAACTCCGGTTACTGCAGCGCGTGCTTCGACGGCGAATATCCGACGGAGATTCCCGCGGACGCGCGGAAAGACCGGTTCGAGCGCTCCGCTTACGGTCAAGCTGAATAA